Proteins encoded within one genomic window of Halobacteroides halobius DSM 5150:
- a CDS encoding carbohydrate ABC transporter permease: MLSKLKEINPLSQTEEGPNTGLSEAQLAFLLVAPALLVITAVALYPVLKSVWLSLFQMNLKFGNTKFIGLQNYIELFKTPRYWGATWNTIYFTVISVFFEATIGLVMALLMNRSFKGRGLFRASVLIPWAIPTVISAMMWKLMYNPQMGVINDILLRLGVVDQTVSWLGQESLAMWAAIIADVWKTSPFMALMLLAGLQTIPGELYEAAEIDGANKWQKFKEITFPLLKPSLLVALLFRTLRAFRVFGLLRVLTGGGPANSTESLSLYSYNILFSYLQFGKGSAASVTVFVGVLIISYIYIKVLGTDPSRD, translated from the coding sequence ATGTTAAGTAAATTAAAAGAGATTAATCCTTTAAGCCAAACTGAAGAAGGGCCAAACACAGGATTATCAGAAGCACAGTTAGCCTTTTTATTGGTTGCACCAGCTTTATTGGTTATTACTGCTGTTGCATTATATCCAGTGTTAAAGTCTGTTTGGCTGAGTTTATTTCAAATGAATTTAAAGTTTGGAAATACTAAGTTTATAGGTCTGCAAAATTATATCGAATTATTTAAAACACCTAGATATTGGGGGGCTACTTGGAATACTATATATTTTACAGTAATTTCAGTATTCTTTGAAGCAACGATTGGTTTAGTAATGGCATTATTGATGAATCGTAGTTTTAAGGGGAGAGGACTTTTTAGAGCTTCAGTATTAATTCCCTGGGCTATTCCAACAGTTATTTCTGCTATGATGTGGAAGTTAATGTATAATCCGCAGATGGGAGTTATTAATGATATCTTGCTTAGATTGGGAGTAGTTGATCAAACAGTATCTTGGTTAGGACAAGAAAGCTTAGCTATGTGGGCTGCTATTATAGCTGATGTTTGGAAGACAAGTCCGTTTATGGCCTTGATGTTATTGGCTGGATTGCAAACTATTCCTGGAGAGCTTTATGAAGCAGCTGAGATTGATGGAGCAAATAAGTGGCAAAAGTTTAAGGAGATTACTTTTCCTTTATTAAAACCATCTTTATTAGTAGCATTATTATTTAGAACTTTAAGAGCATTTAGAGTATTTGGTTTACTTAGAGTATTAACTGGTGGAGGTCCTGCTAATAGTACAGAGAGTTTATCATTATATTCATATAATATACTCTTTAGTTATTTACAATTTGGAAAGGGATCTGCTGCTTCTGTTACAGTCTTTGTTGGAGTATTAATAATCAGTTATATTTATATTAAAGTATTAGGAACTGATCCTAGTCGTGACTAA
- the pgmB gene encoding beta-phosphoglucomutase, producing the protein MIKAIILDLDGVVTETSEYHFQGWKRLADEEGISFTREDNEQLRGVSRSKSLELLLGDHIDDYTKEEFQEMMDRKNGYYQEYLTEMGEDDLLSGARDLLNEIKERGLKMAIASASRNAKTVLEGLDITDEFDTISDGYSVENAKPAPDIFLHTAKKLGVKPEECVVLEDAESGVDAALAANMVAVGVGPKDRVGHGDYCFSSTADVDLNKIL; encoded by the coding sequence TTGATTAAAGCAATTATCTTAGATTTAGATGGTGTTGTTACTGAGACATCTGAGTATCATTTTCAAGGTTGGAAGCGTTTAGCTGACGAAGAAGGAATCTCTTTTACTCGTGAAGATAATGAGCAACTAAGAGGGGTTTCTCGTAGTAAGTCTTTGGAGTTGTTATTAGGAGATCATATTGATGATTATACAAAAGAGGAGTTTCAAGAGATGATGGATCGTAAGAATGGCTATTATCAGGAATATCTAACTGAAATGGGAGAAGATGACTTATTATCTGGAGCTAGAGATCTATTAAATGAAATTAAAGAACGAGGTTTAAAGATGGCTATAGCTTCAGCTAGTAGAAATGCTAAAACTGTACTTGAAGGATTAGATATTACTGACGAATTTGATACTATTTCTGATGGATATAGTGTAGAGAATGCTAAGCCTGCTCCAGATATATTCTTACATACGGCCAAAAAGTTAGGAGTAAAGCCAGAAGAGTGCGTAGTGCTTGAAGATGCTGAATCTGGTGTTGATGCTGCTTTGGCTGCTAATATGGTCGCCGTTGGAGTTGGCCCGAAAGATAGAGTGGGGCATGGGGATTATTGCTTTAGTAGTACTGCAGATGTAGATTTAAATAAAATTTTATAA
- a CDS encoding glycogen debranching N-terminal domain-containing protein: MDYLTVKEGNIFIVSDQLGNIRADDKGYGLYTFDTRFLNKLELTINDRAPILLSAAEEENYINQIHLANQEFESHGQQVAKETVGIKRSRFINELLYEKIELNNYNNFSVELELEFKVGADYKDILDIRDFADMEYTNEVGLEEKEDRLTFSYQGSDDITRRTKIACQPKPLEISKERIKYNLTLSAKESKEVYLYITPELKEEEIEIKDYDLALEELKESYQNWEVQGTEIKTDNQEFNQLLKRSNLDLRTLMADFGQGDFPVAGIPWYVCPFGRDGLITALQMMLLNPEIAKSTLRTLAQYQGQEVNPSRDEEPGKIFHELRFGEMANTGVTPHDPYYGTADATPLFLILVAKYYRWTSDLSLVKELLPAIKKALHWIDEYGDQDGDGFIEYEASPELGYEVQVWKDSQDSMRHEYGAIANSPMAVSEVQGYAYRAKKDLAPILEQLDEVELSRQLEQEAQELKANFEAKFWLEKREFYALALDQNKDPLASITSDIGHCLWSGIIADDKAQQVVDRLVADDMSSGYGIRTMSKEDEGYNPISYHNGSVWPHDNSLIVAGMKSYGYSHAANQITNELLSASKNFEYYRLPELYCGFDKKEGIVDYPIACSPQAWAAATPYLLLEAILGLNVNLPENKVYLDPTLPDNLTTIEIRGLTLGTQQLDFKVVQKNEEIGVSLLSDSELEIIIK, encoded by the coding sequence TTGGATTATTTAACAGTTAAAGAAGGCAATATTTTTATAGTTAGTGATCAATTAGGTAATATTAGAGCTGATGATAAAGGATATGGTTTATATACTTTTGATACCCGTTTTTTAAATAAACTTGAATTAACCATCAATGACAGGGCTCCTATTTTATTATCAGCCGCAGAGGAAGAAAATTATATTAATCAGATTCATTTAGCAAATCAAGAGTTTGAATCTCATGGTCAACAAGTAGCTAAAGAAACAGTAGGAATTAAGCGGAGTAGATTTATAAATGAATTATTATATGAAAAGATTGAGTTAAATAACTATAACAATTTTTCAGTTGAATTAGAACTAGAGTTTAAAGTTGGAGCAGACTACAAAGATATTTTAGATATTAGAGATTTTGCTGATATGGAATATACTAATGAAGTAGGTCTAGAAGAGAAAGAAGATAGACTAACCTTTTCCTATCAAGGTTCAGATGATATTACAAGAAGAACTAAAATAGCTTGTCAACCTAAACCTTTAGAGATAAGTAAAGAAAGGATAAAGTATAATTTGACTTTGTCTGCTAAAGAAAGTAAAGAGGTTTATCTATATATTACCCCTGAGCTTAAAGAAGAGGAAATAGAAATAAAAGATTATGATTTAGCTTTAGAGGAGTTAAAAGAATCATATCAGAATTGGGAAGTGCAAGGAACAGAGATTAAGACAGATAATCAAGAATTTAATCAGCTATTAAAGAGAAGTAACTTAGACTTACGTACTCTAATGGCTGATTTTGGACAAGGAGATTTTCCGGTAGCAGGGATTCCTTGGTATGTCTGTCCTTTTGGGCGTGATGGGTTAATTACAGCTTTACAGATGATGCTCTTAAATCCTGAGATTGCTAAGTCGACTTTACGTACTTTAGCCCAGTATCAAGGTCAAGAAGTTAACCCTAGTCGAGATGAGGAACCAGGTAAGATCTTTCATGAACTACGATTTGGAGAAATGGCAAATACAGGAGTAACTCCTCATGATCCTTATTATGGAACAGCAGATGCTACTCCTTTATTCTTAATTCTAGTCGCTAAATATTATCGCTGGACTAGTGATTTATCTTTAGTTAAAGAACTATTGCCTGCTATTAAAAAGGCCTTACATTGGATTGATGAGTATGGTGATCAAGATGGAGATGGTTTTATAGAATATGAGGCTAGTCCTGAATTAGGTTATGAAGTTCAAGTGTGGAAGGATTCTCAGGATTCTATGCGCCATGAATATGGTGCAATAGCTAATTCACCAATGGCAGTTTCAGAAGTACAAGGTTATGCTTATCGAGCTAAAAAGGATTTAGCACCTATATTAGAGCAGTTAGATGAGGTCGAATTAAGTAGACAATTAGAGCAGGAAGCTCAAGAGTTAAAGGCTAACTTTGAAGCAAAATTTTGGTTAGAGAAGAGAGAGTTTTATGCTTTAGCTTTAGATCAAAATAAAGATCCACTAGCCTCAATAACTTCAGATATTGGTCACTGTCTGTGGTCAGGAATTATAGCTGATGATAAAGCCCAGCAGGTAGTAGACAGGTTAGTAGCAGATGATATGTCCTCAGGTTATGGAATTAGAACAATGAGTAAAGAAGATGAGGGTTATAATCCAATCAGTTATCATAATGGTTCAGTTTGGCCTCATGATAACTCTCTTATTGTTGCTGGTATGAAAAGCTATGGTTATTCACATGCAGCTAACCAAATAACAAATGAGCTTTTATCTGCTAGTAAAAATTTTGAATACTATAGATTACCAGAGTTATACTGTGGTTTTGACAAAAAAGAAGGAATAGTTGATTATCCAATTGCTTGTTCTCCTCAAGCCTGGGCAGCTGCAACTCCTTATTTATTATTAGAGGCTATTTTAGGATTAAATGTTAATCTACCTGAGAATAAAGTATATTTAGATCCGACATTGCCTGATAATCTGACTACTATTGAGATTAGAGGTTTAACTTTAGGTACTCAGCAGTTAGATTTTAAAGTAGTTCAAAAGAATGAAGAAATAGGAGTAAGTCTATTATCTGATTCTGAATTAGAGATTATTATTAAATAA
- a CDS encoding SDR family NAD(P)-dependent oxidoreductase, with protein MGNRLSGKIALVTGGSRGLGRRICQALAREEAKVVVNYAHSIDDAQETCNLIKSEGGEATAIQADITDQNQIDKLIAKIEEIYGQRVDILVNNATGPQPELSIEENTWGTYMDQIKFFVKAPLLLAKAVLSGMKEKGAGQIINIGSDVVQSGEANFSNYVTAKSAMIGMTRSWAKELGPKGIRVNLVTPGFTPVERHADISQESIERHKEQVPLRRMGQPEDIANAVVFLASEESGFITGQQLTVNGGKSFGV; from the coding sequence ATGGGGAATAGATTAAGTGGTAAAATTGCATTAGTTACTGGTGGTTCGCGTGGATTAGGACGTAGAATTTGTCAGGCTTTGGCCCGAGAGGAAGCTAAAGTAGTTGTTAATTATGCTCATAGCATAGATGATGCACAAGAAACTTGTAATTTAATTAAGTCTGAAGGTGGAGAAGCTACAGCAATTCAAGCTGATATTACAGATCAAAATCAGATAGATAAATTAATTGCTAAGATAGAAGAAATATATGGTCAAAGAGTAGATATTTTAGTCAATAATGCTACTGGTCCACAACCTGAACTCTCAATTGAGGAGAATACCTGGGGAACTTATATGGACCAGATTAAGTTCTTTGTTAAAGCTCCTTTATTGTTAGCTAAAGCTGTATTGTCTGGGATGAAAGAAAAAGGTGCAGGGCAGATTATTAATATTGGGAGTGATGTAGTTCAGTCTGGTGAAGCTAATTTTTCTAATTATGTTACTGCTAAGTCGGCTATGATAGGAATGACTCGCTCTTGGGCCAAGGAGCTAGGGCCAAAGGGAATTAGAGTTAATTTAGTAACACCAGGATTTACCCCAGTAGAAAGACATGCGGATATATCTCAAGAGAGTATTGAAAGACATAAGGAGCAGGTGCCTTTGCGTCGGATGGGTCAGCCAGAGGATATAGCTAATGCTGTTGTCTTTTTAGCTTCTGAAGAATCTGGTTTTATAACTGGTCAACAATTGACAGTAAATGGTGGTAAAAGCTTTGGGGTATAG
- a CDS encoding glycoside hydrolase family 65 protein: protein MGKEKFKEAIYPYDEWKIREESFDIETNYRDETIFALGNGYIGMRGNFEEGYAGPKNTSLQGTYLNGFYESEPIIYGEEAYGYAQNSQTMLNVTDSKIIKLYLGDEEFSMFAGELLNYERTLDMKEGVLTRELTWQSPAGKKVAIKIKRIVCLTNKHLAAISYEVRPLNFSGEVTLVSALDGAVTNQVNEDDPRVGSDFQGQVLNLVDKEQKGNFAALTQKTNNTEFELVCGMENQLETESDFRLQTDQPEQMVRANYIVEAREEETINLTKYITYYTSRDYSADRLLPNAKDTLKTAKEEGFNKLLTTQKEYLAEFWQQAQVEIEGDKALQQGIRFNEYHLLQSVGKDGKTNIAAKGVTGEGYEGHYFWDTEIYSFPFFLYTKPEISKKLLEYRYNILDDARQRARTMSHDKGALFPWRTIAGEECSAYYPAGTAQYHINADVIYSLKRYMEATDDTEFMLNYGAEMLFETARVWADLGDYIPGKDNQFCINDVTGPDEYTAIVNNNCYTNYMAQMNLEYAYQIATWIKEKHPDVYRELKKQIELKEDEVTNWKEAADKMYIPYDEERKIHAQDDSFLDKAVWDFKNTPQENYPLLLNYHPLVIYRHQVLKQADTVLVSFLLGDKFDLEQKKRDFDYYEPLTTHDSSLSSCIYGIMAAEIGYHDKAYNFFMETARMDLDNYHDNSQHGVHTAAMAGTWLGLVNGFAGMRIYEGELSFDPYLPEKWDSYKFNVNFKGRRLEVEVTSGEVTYNLASGEELEFYHQDKLVSLEQGQKISCDLDGE, encoded by the coding sequence ATGGGAAAAGAAAAATTTAAAGAAGCAATTTATCCTTACGATGAATGGAAGATTAGAGAAGAGAGTTTTGATATAGAAACAAATTATCGTGATGAAACTATTTTTGCTTTAGGTAATGGATACATAGGTATGAGAGGTAACTTTGAAGAAGGTTATGCTGGGCCCAAGAATACATCTTTACAAGGAACTTATCTCAATGGTTTTTATGAATCAGAACCAATTATTTACGGTGAAGAAGCTTATGGCTATGCCCAAAATAGTCAAACTATGTTAAATGTAACGGATAGTAAGATTATAAAGTTATATCTTGGAGATGAAGAATTTAGTATGTTTGCAGGGGAATTATTAAATTATGAACGAACTTTAGATATGAAAGAGGGTGTGTTAACTAGAGAATTAACTTGGCAATCCCCAGCAGGTAAAAAGGTAGCAATTAAGATAAAGAGAATAGTTTGTTTGACCAATAAACATTTAGCAGCCATTAGTTATGAAGTAAGACCACTTAACTTTTCGGGAGAGGTTACTTTAGTATCTGCTTTAGATGGGGCAGTTACCAATCAAGTAAATGAAGATGATCCTCGGGTAGGATCTGATTTTCAAGGTCAAGTTTTAAATTTAGTAGATAAAGAACAAAAGGGAAATTTTGCAGCTTTAACTCAAAAAACTAATAATACTGAATTTGAATTAGTCTGTGGAATGGAGAATCAATTAGAAACTGAAAGTGATTTCAGATTACAAACTGATCAACCAGAACAAATGGTAAGGGCCAACTACATAGTAGAAGCTAGAGAAGAAGAAACAATTAATTTAACGAAGTACATTACATATTATACGTCCAGAGATTATTCAGCTGATAGATTACTTCCTAATGCTAAAGATACATTAAAGACTGCTAAAGAAGAAGGATTTAATAAATTGTTAACGACCCAAAAAGAATACTTAGCAGAGTTTTGGCAGCAGGCACAGGTTGAAATTGAAGGAGATAAAGCTTTACAACAAGGAATTAGATTTAATGAATATCATCTACTTCAATCTGTAGGTAAAGACGGGAAGACTAATATAGCTGCTAAAGGTGTGACTGGTGAAGGATATGAAGGACATTATTTCTGGGATACAGAAATCTATAGTTTTCCTTTCTTTTTATATACTAAACCAGAGATTAGTAAAAAGTTATTAGAATATAGATACAATATCTTAGATGATGCTCGCCAGAGAGCAAGAACAATGTCTCATGACAAAGGAGCTCTTTTCCCATGGCGAACAATTGCTGGTGAAGAATGTTCTGCTTATTATCCAGCTGGAACAGCCCAATACCATATTAATGCAGATGTTATTTACTCTTTGAAGAGATACATGGAAGCAACTGATGATACAGAATTTATGTTAAATTATGGAGCAGAAATGTTATTTGAGACGGCTAGGGTATGGGCTGATTTAGGAGATTATATTCCAGGTAAAGATAATCAGTTTTGTATTAATGATGTAACAGGACCTGATGAATATACAGCCATTGTTAATAATAACTGCTATACTAATTATATGGCTCAAATGAACTTAGAGTATGCTTATCAGATAGCAACTTGGATAAAAGAAAAACACCCAGATGTTTATAGAGAATTAAAAAAGCAGATAGAACTAAAGGAAGATGAAGTTACAAATTGGAAAGAAGCAGCAGATAAGATGTATATTCCTTATGATGAAGAAAGAAAAATACATGCTCAAGATGATAGTTTTTTAGATAAAGCTGTCTGGGATTTTAAAAATACCCCTCAAGAGAATTATCCTCTATTATTAAATTATCATCCTTTAGTAATTTATAGACATCAAGTTTTAAAGCAAGCTGATACTGTATTAGTATCTTTCTTATTAGGGGATAAGTTTGATTTAGAACAAAAGAAACGAGATTTTGATTATTATGAACCACTAACAACTCATGATTCTTCTCTATCAAGTTGTATTTATGGTATTATGGCTGCAGAGATTGGCTATCATGATAAAGCCTATAATTTCTTTATGGAGACAGCAAGGATGGATTTAGATAATTATCATGATAATTCCCAACATGGGGTTCATACAGCAGCTATGGCTGGAACTTGGCTGGGATTAGTCAATGGTTTTGCAGGTATGAGAATCTATGAGGGAGAGTTAAGTTTTGATCCTTATCTACCAGAGAAATGGGATAGTTATAAGTTTAATGTGAACTTTAAGGGACGACGACTAGAAGTTGAAGTTACTTCAGGTGAGGTAACTTATAATTTAGCAAGTGGAGAAGAGTTAGAATTTTATCACCAAGATAAATTAGTTAGTTTAGAGCAGGGCCAAAAGATAAGTTGTGATTTAGATGGGGAATAG
- a CDS encoding extracellular solute-binding protein, which translates to MISKSKKIFTLLVVTILLSGLVVGCAGGDQGAKDGKKELKVVMSLGESEWKVIKQEILPPFEKKYNVEVTPFQIGSGNVIKKLQSLKAAGNMTIDVVAQDNMQLAPLVDRGLVEDLSEYRDIIPKEVIDALIKVGEFNGKLYFMPYRPNVEIAFYNQKKFEKYGLKPPENWDELLKVAKTFKKKEGIGRVIGIKGGLASDTTVHLFDYIRSAGGNPLVLNDEGSIKAFKFLKKLKPYLSPDFKRATWDTTNKFLATESVYLGRNWPFGVNIIVKKYNKDEIKAYHGWSGPVKESHVLGGSVLAIPKGAPHEELAVKFIKYLMSKKVQKQLVTKLAWPSSRTDAYGEVPKWQKPYFEAVKEAMKYAEPRPNVPYWATVSRALNSAFKEIVLNDAPVEETLDKYHQVIQNAKKEAQ; encoded by the coding sequence ATGATAAGTAAATCTAAAAAAATATTTACATTACTAGTTGTAACAATCTTATTAAGTGGTCTTGTAGTTGGATGTGCAGGAGGAGACCAAGGAGCTAAAGATGGAAAGAAAGAATTAAAAGTTGTTATGTCATTAGGAGAATCAGAGTGGAAAGTTATTAAACAGGAAATATTACCCCCATTTGAAAAGAAATATAATGTTGAAGTAACTCCTTTTCAAATTGGATCTGGAAATGTAATTAAGAAGCTACAATCTTTAAAAGCAGCTGGAAATATGACTATTGATGTAGTTGCTCAAGATAATATGCAGTTAGCGCCATTAGTTGATAGAGGATTAGTTGAAGATTTATCAGAATATAGAGATATAATTCCTAAAGAGGTTATTGATGCTTTAATAAAGGTTGGAGAGTTTAATGGTAAGTTATACTTTATGCCTTATCGTCCTAATGTAGAGATTGCTTTTTATAATCAAAAAAAGTTCGAAAAGTATGGACTTAAACCGCCAGAGAATTGGGATGAGCTACTTAAGGTTGCTAAAACTTTTAAGAAAAAAGAGGGTATTGGACGTGTAATAGGAATTAAAGGTGGTTTAGCTTCTGATACAACTGTTCACTTATTTGATTATATTCGTTCAGCAGGTGGAAATCCATTGGTGTTAAATGATGAAGGTAGTATTAAAGCATTTAAATTCTTAAAGAAACTAAAACCTTACTTATCACCAGACTTTAAGCGAGCAACATGGGATACAACAAATAAGTTTTTGGCTACTGAATCAGTTTATTTAGGACGTAATTGGCCGTTCGGAGTTAATATTATTGTTAAAAAGTATAATAAAGATGAGATTAAAGCATATCACGGTTGGAGCGGACCTGTCAAAGAATCTCATGTACTAGGAGGTTCTGTATTAGCTATTCCAAAAGGTGCACCGCATGAAGAATTAGCTGTTAAGTTCATTAAATATTTAATGTCTAAAAAGGTACAAAAACAACTAGTAACTAAGTTAGCCTGGCCATCTTCTAGAACAGATGCTTATGGGGAAGTTCCAAAATGGCAGAAACCATACTTTGAAGCTGTAAAAGAAGCAATGAAGTATGCTGAACCTAGACCTAATGTTCCTTATTGGGCAACTGTAAGTAGAGCCTTAAATAGTGCATTTAAAGAAATAGTGTTAAATGATGCACCTGTAGAAGAAACTCTAGATAAGTATCACCAGGTAATTCAAAATGCTAAAAAAGAAGCTCAATAA
- a CDS encoding carbohydrate ABC transporter permease, with amino-acid sequence MNNTEDLSGKLADIFYIPALILGTLFMILPVYLMFKVSVSSPQEVLTQHPTFGIQNFTLEHWKGVIQSGRLWAPLSKSFIVATGTAIISMIIAAPGAYVISRMDRKIKYITIISLFFTRMFPAVGIALPVSVEFIKLGLLDTNLGLILAHLIKVLPFLAWILVGTFETIPQDLEKAASVDGASKMQILLKVVFPIALPGIAVGTMFAWLQSWNEFTYALYMTLADKTLPLQVFYYVNRGGVFATAAYATILTIPVAIITFFLQKYMKSGYLSGAIKG; translated from the coding sequence ATGAATAATACAGAAGATTTATCTGGAAAGTTAGCTGATATTTTTTATATACCAGCACTTATATTAGGAACATTATTTATGATACTTCCTGTTTATTTAATGTTTAAGGTTTCAGTAAGTAGTCCTCAGGAAGTTTTAACTCAGCATCCAACATTTGGGATTCAAAATTTCACGTTAGAGCATTGGAAAGGGGTAATTCAATCAGGCCGACTCTGGGCTCCATTATCTAAGAGTTTTATAGTAGCAACAGGTACAGCTATAATCTCTATGATAATTGCTGCTCCTGGAGCTTATGTGATTTCTAGGATGGATAGAAAGATTAAATATATTACTATCATTTCGTTATTCTTTACAAGAATGTTTCCTGCAGTAGGTATAGCTTTACCAGTTTCAGTTGAATTCATTAAATTAGGTCTGTTAGATACTAATTTAGGTTTGATCTTGGCCCACTTAATTAAAGTACTGCCTTTTTTAGCTTGGATTTTAGTAGGAACTTTTGAGACAATTCCTCAGGATTTAGAAAAGGCAGCTTCGGTTGATGGAGCTAGTAAAATGCAAATTTTACTAAAAGTAGTCTTTCCTATTGCTCTACCAGGTATTGCAGTAGGTACAATGTTTGCTTGGTTACAGTCTTGGAATGAATTCACTTATGCTTTATATATGACTTTAGCTGATAAAACACTACCACTACAGGTTTTCTATTATGTGAATCGAGGAGGAGTATTTGCTACAGCAGCTTATGCAACTATTTTAACTATTCCAGTAGCAATTATTACTTTCTTCTTACAAAAATATATGAAGTCAGGTTATTTATCTGGTGCTATTAAAGGATAA
- a CDS encoding ABC transporter permease subunit has product MILPLVAYILGFTLTPVLRSIMLGFQDPQTGQFTLEHYRYLFNKADFIEAFLNTIGITAVGLTIEMSLGLVLALILNRAFRGKGFFRSIFLIPMGVPTIVSGVVMTYIFGTTGYLNELLYRIGLIDLPITWTGGGLRTIFVVALADTWKVTPLITLLLLAGLQSIPKQVYEAANIDGASTWQTFRYVTLPLLKPSITMALILRAIDAFRIFELPLVLAGQTTPVLATYAYQEYNLYNNINASGAASTILLVIILLFVVAYLKVASDEGGLG; this is encoded by the coding sequence ATGATTTTACCATTGGTTGCTTATATTCTTGGGTTTACACTAACGCCTGTTTTAAGGTCAATCATGTTAGGATTCCAAGATCCTCAGACTGGTCAATTTACTTTAGAGCATTATAGGTACTTATTTAATAAGGCTGATTTTATTGAAGCTTTTTTAAATACTATTGGGATAACGGCTGTAGGTTTAACAATTGAGATGAGTTTAGGTTTAGTTTTAGCTTTAATCTTAAATAGAGCTTTTAGAGGAAAGGGTTTTTTTAGATCGATCTTTTTAATTCCTATGGGAGTACCAACAATTGTTTCTGGTGTAGTTATGACTTATATATTTGGTACTACTGGTTATTTAAATGAACTTTTGTATAGGATTGGGTTAATAGATTTGCCTATTACTTGGACTGGTGGTGGACTTAGAACCATCTTTGTTGTTGCTTTGGCAGATACGTGGAAAGTAACACCTTTAATTACATTATTACTATTAGCTGGATTACAATCAATTCCTAAACAAGTTTATGAAGCGGCTAACATTGATGGAGCTAGTACTTGGCAAACATTTAGATATGTTACATTACCATTACTTAAGCCTTCAATCACAATGGCTTTAATCTTAAGAGCAATTGATGCTTTTAGAATTTTTGAGTTACCTTTAGTATTAGCAGGTCAAACAACTCCAGTATTAGCTACTTACGCTTATCAAGAGTATAATTTATATAATAATATAAATGCTTCGGGAGCAGCTTCAACTATCTTATTGGTTATTATTTTATTATTTGTGGTTGCTTATTTGAAAGTAGCTTCTGATGAAGGAGGACTTGGATAA
- a CDS encoding type II toxin-antitoxin system RatA family toxin — MPQVVESIILNGSIDKAYQLAKDMESYPQFMENVISVKVLKRDKKSTITSWETKIDGRSISWKEKDLFNDDGYEILYQQLEGDLKKFEGKWDLKEVVQGVKITLSVEFEFGVAMLAPLLNPILKKKVRSNSKNMLEAIKQKVETEKRKIY; from the coding sequence ATGCCACAAGTAGTAGAAAGTATAATCCTAAACGGGAGTATAGATAAAGCTTATCAGTTAGCTAAAGATATGGAATCTTATCCTCAATTTATGGAAAATGTCATTAGTGTTAAAGTCTTAAAGAGAGATAAAAAATCTACTATTACTAGTTGGGAGACAAAGATAGATGGGCGTAGTATTAGTTGGAAAGAAAAAGATTTATTTAATGATGATGGATATGAAATACTTTATCAGCAATTGGAGGGAGATTTAAAAAAGTTTGAGGGAAAATGGGATCTAAAGGAAGTTGTACAAGGAGTAAAGATTACTTTAAGTGTAGAGTTTGAGTTTGGGGTAGCGATGTTGGCCCCGTTATTAAATCCTATCCTAAAGAAAAAAGTAAGGAGTAATAGTAAGAATATGCTAGAAGCAATCAAGCAGAAGGTAGAAACAGAAAAGAGAAAAATTTATTAG